One Brevibacillus choshinensis genomic window carries:
- a CDS encoding nucleotidyltransferase family protein: MRQICAVILAAGMSSRMGSAKQLLDLHGRPLLEHVIGLALKEEFAQVAAVIGHEADKISRSIPIDDPRFQWVFNPLYRTGQSTSFKLGIRKALETHASVMVFLGDQPYVCSQTVHEVWSRGNQMLQQEQEAFVIQPAYQERAGHPVFFGNVSSHLFEELEGDQGAKAIIASMKRRILLPVNDPGIHFDIDTLADFEAAKQMR; this comes from the coding sequence ATGAGACAGATTTGCGCTGTGATATTGGCAGCCGGAATGTCCTCCCGAATGGGTTCGGCCAAACAGCTGCTGGACCTGCATGGACGTCCTTTGCTCGAACACGTCATAGGGCTGGCGCTAAAAGAGGAGTTTGCCCAAGTAGCAGCCGTGATTGGCCACGAGGCTGACAAGATTTCGCGCTCCATCCCCATCGATGATCCGCGCTTTCAATGGGTGTTCAATCCGCTGTACCGGACGGGTCAAAGCACATCGTTCAAGCTGGGCATTCGAAAAGCCTTGGAAACCCACGCTTCGGTCATGGTATTCCTCGGTGATCAGCCTTATGTCTGCAGCCAAACGGTTCATGAGGTATGGTCGCGCGGGAATCAAATGCTGCAGCAGGAGCAGGAAGCTTTTGTGATCCAGCCGGCCTATCAGGAGAGGGCCGGGCATCCCGTCTTTTTCGGAAATGTGAGCAGCCATCTGTTTGAAGAGCTGGAAGGGGACCAAGGTGCCAAAGCGATCATTGCCAGCATGAAGCGGCGAATTCTTTTGCCTGTCAATGATCCTGGCATCCACTTTGACATCGATACGCTTGCTGATTTCGAAGCAGCTAAACAAATGCGATGA
- a CDS encoding CoxG family protein yields MKLEHTYTFDIPRDIVWKLIQDEEVLKKSIPGCKSFSKMEDGVYHAEMGVSVGPVKGVFAGQVQQVDQVEPSFYRLLVRGKGLPGEIDAVADMRLDEVDQGTQLTCSTEVQVTGVLASVGQRVMGGVAKMVLGQFFKAVDKEMKQLASHSE; encoded by the coding sequence TTGAAGCTAGAGCATACATACACCTTTGACATTCCAAGAGACATCGTGTGGAAGCTGATTCAAGACGAAGAAGTCTTGAAGAAGTCCATTCCAGGATGTAAATCCTTTTCAAAAATGGAGGATGGGGTCTATCACGCGGAAATGGGCGTGAGCGTGGGACCGGTGAAAGGGGTGTTTGCAGGACAGGTTCAACAGGTGGACCAGGTAGAGCCGTCCTTCTACCGCTTGCTGGTCCGCGGGAAGGGGCTGCCGGGAGAGATTGACGCCGTTGCCGACATGCGGCTGGACGAGGTTGATCAGGGAACCCAACTCACCTGTTCCACAGAAGTCCAGGTCACCGGTGTTTTGGCATCCGTCGGTCAGCGTGTCATGGGCGGCGTCGCCAAAATGGTGTTGGGTCAATTTTTCAAAGCGGTGGACAAAGAAATGAAGCAGCTGGCATCACATTCGGAATGA
- a CDS encoding (2Fe-2S)-binding protein, with translation MTFTKKIALSVNGVQKQAEVEPRLLLAHFLREDLNLTGTHIGCDTSQCGACTVMLNGEVVKSCTVLAVQADGAHVTTVEGLGDMEQLHPIQQGFWEKHGLQCGFCTPGVMISMVGLLKENPDPSEEEIRDALEGVICRCTGYQFIVSAVQHAAKLIAEANQSKETITSAGEGR, from the coding sequence ATGACATTCACAAAGAAGATTGCGCTTTCGGTTAACGGAGTCCAAAAACAGGCGGAAGTGGAGCCGCGCCTGCTGCTGGCTCACTTCTTGCGCGAAGACCTCAACCTGACTGGGACGCATATCGGTTGCGACACAAGCCAGTGCGGTGCCTGTACGGTGATGCTGAACGGAGAAGTGGTCAAATCCTGTACGGTCCTTGCCGTACAAGCGGACGGTGCACATGTCACCACGGTCGAAGGGCTCGGAGACATGGAGCAGCTGCATCCGATCCAGCAAGGATTCTGGGAGAAGCACGGATTGCAATGCGGCTTTTGCACACCCGGTGTGATGATTTCGATGGTTGGCCTATTAAAGGAGAATCCGGATCCATCCGAGGAGGAGATTCGGGATGCGCTCGAAGGAGTCATCTGCCGCTGTACCGGCTACCAATTTATCGTCAGCGCCGTGCAGCATGCCGCCAAGCTGATCGCTGAAGCCAACCAGTCGAAAGAAACGATTACCAGTGCAGGGGAGGGACGCTGA
- a CDS encoding XdhC family protein, with the protein MRENEAVLQALVEARKAGKKGVLATVVQIKGSAYRREGAKMFVDETGHHVGLISGGCLEADVAETARTVMEQNMPLIKRYELGEDLVWGLGLGCPGTVDIYLEPVSAVSEWQPAFALWIESLRTGRAAALCTVQPAAGTDSDSANRSRMFLSEDGYAAGCLGDERVNQTVAAWASELFHEQSPKSESRSLTLEDGTTVNLFVDISVPAPAVMIFGAGHDAVPVARLSASLGFPTTVIDPRPAYNTVDRFPQATRILTEPSQYREKVMIDKRTYVIIMNHHLERDREALKYVLSTPAPYVGLLGPRSRANRILEGLGEEGCLFGDRQLERLFSPIGHDIGAESAEEIAVSILAEIIAMRSGHEGGRLRDKARIHRIPVTAR; encoded by the coding sequence ATGAGGGAAAACGAGGCAGTCCTGCAAGCGCTTGTGGAAGCGCGCAAAGCCGGGAAAAAAGGCGTACTTGCGACGGTGGTGCAAATCAAGGGTTCAGCCTATCGGCGAGAAGGCGCGAAAATGTTCGTCGATGAAACCGGCCATCATGTCGGCTTGATCTCGGGCGGATGCCTCGAGGCGGACGTTGCTGAAACGGCGCGGACCGTCATGGAGCAAAACATGCCGCTGATCAAACGATATGAGCTGGGAGAAGATCTGGTTTGGGGTCTCGGGCTGGGCTGTCCGGGAACGGTCGATATCTATCTGGAGCCTGTATCGGCAGTCTCTGAATGGCAGCCTGCCTTTGCGCTCTGGATCGAAAGCCTTCGCACAGGCAGAGCTGCAGCCTTGTGCACGGTGCAACCTGCAGCCGGAACAGACAGCGATTCAGCGAACAGAAGCCGGATGTTCCTCTCAGAAGATGGATATGCAGCGGGATGCCTCGGAGACGAGAGGGTAAACCAAACGGTGGCAGCGTGGGCGAGCGAACTGTTCCATGAGCAAAGTCCAAAATCCGAAAGCCGCTCCCTCACCTTGGAGGACGGTACAACGGTAAACTTGTTCGTCGACATCTCCGTTCCGGCACCGGCAGTCATGATATTCGGTGCCGGCCACGATGCCGTTCCCGTAGCCAGGCTCAGCGCATCATTAGGATTTCCGACTACCGTAATCGACCCGCGTCCCGCTTACAATACGGTGGATCGATTTCCCCAGGCGACTCGTATATTGACCGAACCGAGTCAGTATCGTGAAAAAGTAATGATCGACAAGCGGACCTATGTCATCATCATGAACCACCATCTGGAGAGGGATCGGGAAGCGTTGAAATACGTGCTGTCCACGCCTGCGCCGTACGTCGGATTGCTGGGACCGAGATCGCGTGCCAACCGCATTCTGGAGGGCCTTGGAGAGGAAGGTTGTCTTTTTGGCGACCGCCAGTTGGAGCGTCTGTTTAGCCCGATTGGACACGACATCGGAGCAGAGTCCGCAGAGGAGATCGCCGTCAGTATTCTGGCAGAAATCATTGCCATGCGCAGCGGGCACGAAGGCGGACGCCTGCGGGACAAAGCTCGCATCCACCGAATCCCTGTTACAGCGAGATGA
- a CDS encoding acetyl-CoA carboxylase has product MSEKRAILSPLPGVFYRKPSPDKPDYVQEGDSVKAGDIVGLIEVMKNFYEVKVEVDGVIDCFAVENESIVDVDQELVTLK; this is encoded by the coding sequence ATGAGCGAAAAAAGAGCGATTCTTTCCCCTTTGCCAGGTGTGTTTTATCGAAAACCCAGCCCGGATAAACCGGACTATGTGCAGGAAGGCGACTCGGTCAAAGCCGGTGATATCGTCGGACTCATCGAAGTCATGAAAAATTTCTACGAAGTGAAAGTGGAAGTGGACGGAGTCATTGACTGCTTCGCTGTTGAAAACGAAAGCATTGTGGATGTGGATCAGGAGCTCGTCACCTTGAAGTAG
- a CDS encoding acetyl-CoA carboxylase biotin carboxylase subunit, whose protein sequence is MSYFKKVLIANRGEIARRIIRTCKRLSIQTVAVYSEADKDALFVREADEAVCIGPAPVKKSYLDMDNIIRAAKETGACAIHPGYGFLAENGAFAERCTEEGFTFIGPSASVIRLMGDKIAARNQMQAAGIPIVPGVDHGLSSVEEAKRAANEIGYPIMLKASAGGGGIGMQIVHSDQELEKAFESTAQRAGSYFGDDTLFLEKYITSPRHIEVQIVGDSLGNLVHLWERECSIQRRNQKIVEEAPSPFLDPQAREALCAAAVRGAASIGYTNVGTMEFIVDGQGEYYFLEMNTRIQVEHPVTEEITGVDLVEWQLKIAAGLPLDLDEIPLSPQGHSIECRLYAEDARTFMPSPGKIETLRLPDWARLEFAVTEGNQVTPFYDPMIGKIITHGASRQEAIRKMKDALEQCVISGIKNNLPLLASIMDDPAFQAGTYDTKFVESALIK, encoded by the coding sequence ATGAGCTATTTCAAAAAAGTGCTGATCGCCAACAGAGGGGAAATTGCCCGCCGAATCATCCGCACCTGCAAGCGATTGTCGATTCAAACGGTTGCCGTTTACTCGGAGGCTGACAAGGACGCCTTGTTTGTCCGGGAAGCGGATGAAGCCGTATGCATCGGTCCTGCCCCCGTCAAGAAAAGCTATCTGGATATGGACAATATCATCCGGGCTGCAAAAGAAACCGGAGCCTGCGCCATCCACCCCGGCTATGGATTCTTGGCTGAGAACGGTGCATTCGCGGAAAGGTGCACCGAGGAAGGCTTCACCTTTATCGGCCCATCTGCATCGGTGATTCGACTGATGGGCGACAAGATAGCTGCCCGCAATCAGATGCAGGCCGCTGGGATTCCGATCGTTCCGGGAGTCGATCACGGACTTTCCTCGGTGGAGGAAGCCAAACGGGCGGCAAACGAAATAGGCTATCCGATCATGCTCAAGGCGAGTGCCGGCGGCGGCGGGATCGGCATGCAGATTGTTCACAGCGATCAGGAGCTGGAAAAAGCATTTGAGAGCACGGCTCAGCGTGCAGGCTCGTACTTTGGCGATGATACCTTGTTTCTGGAGAAGTATATCACCTCACCGCGCCATATCGAGGTACAGATCGTCGGGGATTCGCTCGGCAACCTGGTGCACTTGTGGGAACGGGAATGTTCCATCCAGAGGCGCAACCAAAAAATAGTGGAAGAGGCGCCATCCCCTTTTCTTGACCCGCAGGCCCGTGAAGCGTTATGTGCGGCAGCGGTGAGAGGGGCGGCAAGCATCGGCTACACCAATGTAGGGACAATGGAATTCATCGTGGATGGACAGGGAGAATACTACTTCCTTGAAATGAATACGCGCATTCAGGTGGAGCATCCGGTGACGGAAGAAATTACAGGTGTGGATCTCGTGGAGTGGCAGCTCAAAATCGCTGCTGGTCTGCCGCTCGATCTGGATGAAATCCCTTTGTCGCCGCAGGGTCATTCCATTGAATGTCGGTTGTATGCAGAGGATGCCCGCACCTTTATGCCCTCGCCAGGAAAGATCGAGACGCTGCGGCTCCCCGACTGGGCGCGTCTCGAGTTTGCCGTAACCGAAGGAAATCAGGTCACCCCCTTCTACGACCCGATGATTGGAAAAATCATCACGCACGGTGCAAGCAGGCAGGAAGCGATTCGAAAAATGAAAGATGCCTTGGAGCAATGCGTGATCAGCGGGATCAAAAACAATCTGCCTTTGCTTGCGTCCATCATGGATGATCCAGCCTTTCAAGCAGGGACTTACGATACGAAATTCGTGGAATCCGCGCTAATCAAGTAA
- a CDS encoding FAD binding domain-containing protein, translating to MIPNSFEYVQAGSIEEAIRLMQESGGEGKFIAGGHSLVPLMKFRLTNPGKLIDISQITDLRGIRKEGNRLVVGALTTHKQLYQDELVKQNIPVLAEAARTIGDMQVRNRGTVGGNLAHADSAADLPGVALALDAFMEVQGEDGKESLDAEGFFLGPLVTALPETSVLASVSFLIPPAHAKSVYLKYAHPASGYAVVGVCAIAGVGQDGRIDFVRIGINGAADIAYRATSVEQALLGEIPTADTIRLASALAANEGEIGSDLFASEEYRRHLASVYTQRALTQILL from the coding sequence ATGATACCCAACTCGTTTGAGTACGTACAGGCAGGCTCCATCGAGGAAGCGATTCGACTGATGCAGGAGAGCGGCGGTGAGGGCAAGTTCATTGCGGGCGGTCACAGTCTTGTGCCGTTGATGAAATTCCGCTTGACCAACCCCGGCAAGCTGATTGACATCAGCCAAATTACAGATCTCAGAGGCATTCGCAAGGAAGGAAACAGACTGGTGGTGGGAGCTTTGACCACACATAAGCAATTGTATCAGGATGAGCTGGTCAAGCAAAACATTCCCGTATTGGCAGAAGCGGCCCGGACCATCGGGGACATGCAGGTTCGCAACCGGGGAACAGTCGGCGGCAATCTTGCCCATGCCGATTCTGCCGCAGACCTTCCAGGTGTGGCGCTTGCGCTGGATGCGTTCATGGAAGTGCAAGGGGAAGATGGGAAGGAATCCTTGGACGCCGAAGGGTTCTTTCTCGGGCCGCTTGTCACCGCCTTGCCGGAGACCAGCGTGCTTGCATCCGTCTCCTTCCTGATCCCTCCTGCCCATGCGAAGAGTGTCTATCTGAAATACGCGCACCCGGCTTCGGGCTATGCAGTGGTCGGCGTATGCGCCATTGCAGGAGTGGGGCAGGATGGCCGGATCGATTTCGTGCGGATCGGCATCAATGGAGCCGCCGACATCGCCTATCGCGCCACTTCCGTCGAGCAAGCGCTGCTGGGAGAGATACCGACAGCCGATACGATTCGCCTTGCCTCAGCACTCGCTGCAAATGAAGGAGAGATTGGCAGCGATCTGTTCGCTTCCGAAGAATACCGGCGCCATCTCGCTTCGGTATATACCCAGAGAGCGTTGACCCAAATTCTTTTGTAA
- a CDS encoding xanthine dehydrogenase family protein molybdopterin-binding subunit — protein sequence MAKLIGTPQKRKEDPKLITGNGHFTDDIKLPGMLYGAFLRSPHAHARILKIDASKALELPGVAAVYTGNDLVGKVKAVPAMWFLPGADLKPKDRSTLAVDKTRYAGECVALVVAENRYIARDALDLIEVDYEDLQAVVHQEAALLPEAPLVHDDVENNLALLWKAGEIPDEEFQNAEVVVRQRLYNQRVIPNPIETRGAVAQYNPGSGELTIWCTSQNPHIHRMVYADVLDISESKLQIVAPDVGGGFGSKIATYNEEAVIGHAARDLKRPVKWIEERKEHFMATTHARDEVIEVELAGKRDGTFTALRVKNTANLGAYLSTFGAGCPTIDFGLMVTGAYTIPKAEVVTYGVYTNTTPTDAYRGAGKPEAAFQIERIVDLFAQEIGMDPVELRQKNLIPKEAFPYSTAMGVSYDSGNYQDTLDRALDIAGYPALRKEQEKMREQGKLLGIGISTYVELCGFGPSKVAGAIGFQGGVWENSTVRVHPSGKVAVFTGTSPHGQGTATTFAQVVAEKLGISIDDIELISGDTRSVSMGWGTYGSRNTAVGGAAVSIATDRVIEKAKKIAAHELETSVEELEFSEGIFAVKGAPERKRSFREIAKSANFAWNLPDGVEPSLEGQSFFDPPNFVYPFGAHICVVEVDPQTGEIELKRYVAVDDIGRVINPMLAEGQVHGGIVQGIGQALWEGAVYSENGQLLSGTFMDYTMPKARFFPTIESHFIETPSPVNPLGAKGVGETGTTGAPPAVVNAVMDALRPFGIKDLDMPLTPEKVWRAMQNRRENA from the coding sequence ATGGCAAAGCTGATTGGAACCCCGCAGAAACGAAAGGAAGACCCGAAGCTCATTACCGGGAACGGCCATTTTACGGATGATATCAAACTTCCGGGGATGCTGTACGGTGCATTCTTGCGCAGCCCGCATGCGCATGCGCGAATTTTGAAAATAGACGCATCCAAAGCACTGGAGCTTCCCGGAGTGGCGGCTGTCTATACGGGAAACGATCTCGTGGGAAAAGTGAAAGCGGTACCCGCCATGTGGTTCTTGCCCGGTGCTGACCTGAAGCCAAAGGACCGCAGCACGCTCGCTGTCGACAAGACCCGCTACGCCGGTGAATGCGTCGCGCTGGTCGTAGCGGAAAACCGGTATATTGCCCGTGATGCCCTGGATTTGATCGAAGTCGACTACGAAGATCTGCAGGCGGTTGTCCACCAGGAAGCAGCCCTTCTCCCTGAAGCGCCGCTCGTTCATGATGACGTCGAGAACAACCTGGCTTTGCTGTGGAAAGCGGGAGAGATTCCGGACGAAGAATTTCAAAATGCCGAAGTCGTCGTCCGTCAGCGGTTATACAACCAACGCGTGATTCCCAATCCGATCGAAACGCGGGGAGCAGTCGCCCAGTACAACCCGGGAAGCGGCGAGTTGACCATTTGGTGTACTTCGCAAAATCCGCATATCCATCGGATGGTGTATGCGGACGTACTGGATATCTCGGAATCCAAGCTGCAAATTGTCGCTCCCGATGTCGGCGGCGGATTTGGATCAAAGATCGCCACCTACAATGAAGAGGCAGTGATCGGGCACGCGGCACGCGATCTGAAGAGGCCGGTGAAATGGATCGAGGAACGCAAAGAGCATTTCATGGCCACTACGCATGCGCGTGATGAAGTGATCGAAGTTGAGCTGGCTGGAAAGCGAGACGGGACTTTCACGGCCCTGCGCGTCAAAAATACCGCAAACCTGGGCGCATACCTGTCCACGTTTGGAGCTGGTTGCCCGACCATCGACTTTGGCTTGATGGTGACAGGAGCTTACACCATCCCCAAGGCTGAAGTGGTTACCTACGGCGTCTACACCAATACGACTCCGACAGACGCCTACCGCGGTGCAGGCAAACCGGAAGCAGCCTTCCAGATCGAGCGCATCGTGGATCTGTTCGCCCAGGAGATCGGGATGGATCCGGTAGAGCTCAGGCAGAAAAATCTGATCCCAAAGGAAGCGTTCCCTTATAGCACCGCCATGGGCGTCAGCTACGACAGCGGCAATTACCAAGATACGCTGGATCGCGCGCTGGACATTGCAGGCTACCCTGCCCTGCGAAAAGAACAGGAGAAAATGCGTGAGCAAGGGAAGCTGCTCGGGATCGGTATTTCTACCTATGTGGAGCTGTGCGGATTTGGTCCATCAAAAGTTGCGGGAGCCATCGGATTCCAAGGCGGAGTCTGGGAAAACAGCACCGTGCGCGTCCATCCGAGCGGTAAAGTCGCCGTTTTTACGGGAACATCTCCACATGGCCAGGGAACAGCCACGACGTTTGCGCAAGTCGTCGCGGAAAAATTAGGCATTTCCATTGATGATATCGAGCTGATTTCCGGAGATACCCGGAGCGTCTCCATGGGCTGGGGCACGTACGGCTCGCGAAATACAGCGGTAGGCGGCGCAGCGGTTTCCATCGCGACGGATCGGGTGATCGAAAAGGCGAAGAAGATTGCCGCACACGAACTGGAAACGTCCGTAGAAGAGTTGGAATTTTCAGAAGGTATTTTTGCCGTCAAGGGAGCTCCGGAGCGAAAGCGTTCCTTCAGAGAAATTGCCAAATCAGCCAACTTTGCCTGGAATTTGCCGGATGGCGTAGAGCCTAGCTTGGAAGGGCAATCGTTCTTTGACCCACCGAATTTCGTTTATCCGTTCGGCGCTCATATCTGCGTGGTGGAAGTGGATCCGCAAACGGGGGAAATCGAGCTGAAACGCTATGTTGCCGTGGATGATATCGGCCGCGTGATCAATCCGATGCTGGCGGAGGGCCAGGTGCATGGCGGGATTGTTCAGGGGATCGGCCAAGCGCTGTGGGAAGGTGCCGTCTACAGTGAAAATGGTCAGCTGCTGTCAGGGACATTCATGGATTACACCATGCCGAAAGCACGTTTCTTCCCGACGATCGAGTCCCACTTTATCGAGACGCCATCGCCGGTCAATCCTCTGGGGGCAAAAGGCGTGGGGGAAACGGGAACCACGGGGGCGCCGCCAGCAGTCGTAAATGCGGTCATGGATGCCTTGCGACCGTTTGGGATCAAGGATTTGGATATGCCTCTCACACCGGAAAAAGTATGGAGAGCGATGCAAAACAGGAGGGAAAACGCATGA
- a CDS encoding 5-oxoprolinase subunit B family protein, with product MNTLYEYGGDEFIFVQLSEEMSLESNFAGMAITRKLKEKQVEGILDICPSNASYMVRFDPDVLDPEVLMNELKEIERTIDPLDVTISSRLVDVPVLFEDPWTHEALMRFRDRHQDPEATDLQYSARINGYANTDDFIEAITRSPFLVSMIGFVPGLPWCFQMVPREKQIEVPKYVRPRTFTPERAFGFGGAFSVIYPVQGAGGYQLYGIAPAPIYQKEQTLPDFKDSMVFPQQGDIFRYRSITRDEYDDIRKQVDEGTFTYQKKAFTFTPGEVLGDLESFSESVMRRLYHD from the coding sequence GTGAATACACTTTATGAATACGGCGGTGACGAATTCATCTTTGTCCAGCTATCCGAAGAGATGAGTCTGGAATCCAACTTCGCCGGCATGGCGATCACCCGGAAATTAAAGGAAAAGCAAGTAGAAGGGATCCTCGATATTTGTCCATCCAACGCGTCGTACATGGTGCGCTTCGATCCGGATGTCCTTGATCCGGAAGTGCTGATGAACGAGCTGAAGGAAATTGAAAGGACAATCGACCCACTGGATGTGACGATCTCCAGCCGTTTGGTGGATGTCCCCGTCCTCTTTGAAGATCCGTGGACGCATGAAGCACTGATGCGTTTTCGGGATCGACACCAGGATCCCGAGGCAACCGACCTTCAATATTCCGCCCGCATCAATGGATACGCGAATACGGACGACTTCATCGAAGCCATCACGCGATCTCCCTTCCTCGTTTCCATGATCGGCTTTGTTCCGGGCCTGCCATGGTGCTTTCAGATGGTTCCGCGTGAAAAGCAGATCGAAGTGCCCAAATACGTTCGCCCGCGGACTTTTACGCCAGAGCGCGCATTCGGTTTTGGCGGAGCCTTTTCCGTCATTTACCCCGTACAGGGTGCCGGCGGATATCAGCTCTATGGAATTGCTCCTGCTCCCATCTATCAAAAAGAGCAGACGCTGCCTGACTTCAAGGATTCCATGGTATTCCCGCAGCAAGGCGACATTTTCCGCTACCGCAGCATTACCCGCGACGAATACGACGACATCCGCAAGCAAGTGGACGAGGGTACCTTTACCTATCAGAAAAAGGCGTTTACCTTTACCCCCGGCGAGGTTTTGGGGGATCTGGAGTCTTTCTCGGAGAGCGTAATGAGGAGGTTGTACCATGATTAA
- a CDS encoding biotin-dependent carboxyltransferase family protein produces the protein MIKVSKPGLQTTVQDKGRIGFYEIGMPPSGAMDQYSYTVANLLVGNQPNAAALEITYLGPELLFEKDMRISLTGGSMPPKINGESVPMWETLAVREGDVLSFDFVKSGARVYLAVEGGIDVPVIMNSRSTYTLIGIGGFQGRPLAAGDVLQTGHMKEKDVPVGSKISDADIPAFGKAHEIRVVVGLCSYRLTEESKQSFLQTEWTVTPEANRIGYRHRGERLQFVERKQPFGAGSNPSNVTDLGYPIGSIQVPDGVEPIVLLHDAVTGGGYATIATVISSDLNRMGQIKTNEKVRFVSVSMIEALQARRETQEKLRRIAASL, from the coding sequence ATGATTAAGGTGAGCAAACCGGGTCTGCAAACAACGGTTCAGGACAAGGGACGAATCGGCTTCTATGAGATCGGCATGCCTCCTTCCGGTGCGATGGATCAATATTCCTATACGGTCGCCAATCTGCTCGTCGGAAATCAGCCGAATGCAGCTGCTCTGGAAATCACCTATCTCGGTCCCGAGCTTTTGTTTGAAAAAGACATGCGTATCAGCCTCACGGGAGGCAGCATGCCACCCAAGATCAATGGGGAATCCGTCCCCATGTGGGAAACGCTCGCGGTACGTGAGGGAGATGTCCTGTCCTTCGATTTCGTCAAGTCAGGGGCGAGAGTGTATTTGGCAGTAGAAGGCGGCATTGACGTCCCGGTCATCATGAATTCAAGGTCCACCTACACGCTCATTGGCATCGGTGGCTTTCAGGGCAGACCCTTGGCTGCAGGAGATGTCCTGCAAACCGGACACATGAAGGAAAAGGATGTTCCGGTAGGCAGCAAGATTTCGGATGCGGACATCCCCGCCTTTGGCAAAGCGCACGAAATCAGGGTCGTCGTCGGCCTTTGCAGCTATCGGCTGACAGAAGAGAGCAAACAGTCGTTTTTGCAGACGGAATGGACGGTTACTCCGGAGGCCAACCGCATCGGGTATCGCCATCGGGGAGAGCGACTTCAGTTCGTCGAGCGAAAGCAGCCTTTTGGAGCCGGCAGCAATCCGTCGAATGTGACCGATCTCGGCTATCCGATCGGATCCATTCAGGTACCGGATGGTGTGGAACCGATCGTTCTGCTGCATGATGCGGTGACGGGAGGCGGATATGCCACGATCGCCACGGTCATCAGCAGTGATTTGAACCGCATGGGACAAATCAAGACGAATGAGAAGGTTCGCTTTGTTTCGGTATCCATGATCGAAGCTCTGCAGGCCAGAAGAGAAACACAGGAAAAACTGAGACGCATCGCCGCTTCTCTATAA